The Streptococcus pluranimalium genome contains a region encoding:
- a CDS encoding amino acid ABC transporter permease encodes MTYLTEVLPSLLQGALVTLQVFFIVIILSIPIGAVLAFLMQVRFKLLEWFITLYIWVMRGTPLLLQLIFFYYVLPSVGITMDRMPAAILAFTLNYAAYFAEIFRGGIEAIPKGQYEAAKVLKFSPFQTVRYIILPQVFKVVLPSVFNEVINLVKDSSLVYVLGVGDLLLASKTAANRDATLAPMFIAGAIYLILIGLVTIISKQVEKKFNYYK; translated from the coding sequence ATGACCTATTTAACAGAGGTACTGCCTAGCTTATTACAAGGGGCTTTAGTTACCTTACAAGTATTTTTTATTGTCATTATATTATCCATTCCGATTGGAGCCGTGCTTGCCTTTTTGATGCAGGTTAGATTTAAGCTATTAGAGTGGTTTATTACGCTTTATATCTGGGTGATGCGTGGTACACCGCTCTTATTACAGCTCATTTTCTTCTATTATGTCTTACCAAGTGTTGGTATAACAATGGATCGTATGCCAGCAGCTATTCTTGCTTTTACCCTTAATTATGCAGCCTATTTTGCAGAAATCTTTCGTGGGGGAATTGAAGCTATCCCTAAAGGGCAATACGAAGCTGCAAAAGTGTTGAAATTTAGCCCCTTCCAAACGGTTCGCTACATCATTTTACCGCAAGTATTCAAAGTCGTTTTACCAAGTGTCTTCAATGAAGTCATTAATTTAGTCAAAGATTCTTCTTTGGTTTATGTGCTAGGTGTTGGCGATTTATTATTAGCCAGTAAAACAGCTGCAAACCGTGATGCAACCTTAGCTCCAATGTTTATTGCAGGTGCTATCTACCTTATTTTGATTGGGCTTGTTACCATCATTTCTAAACAAGTTGAGAAAAAATTCAACTATTATAAATAA
- a CDS encoding BglG family transcription antiterminator encodes MLLSKREEQLLKAFQEYGKLSVNQLTDILQVSKRTTYRTIADLTESLNTIQISILKESGKYYLFGELDHLEQYYSQENYSQKERLSLIALSLLMEQEPLTNDLLQEQFAVSNVTIIQDISMIEQRFHDFSLRINRQGGYSLEGDNGLKRWLAAVILTQSLAVSDFSKLELLQLPWFDVKQFKIAKKLFEQIGDQLPEFDMIMGHFLIVLLTLANVNQLELQSRPVSKESLDQTQSLFNDYAKQSGQFFNVQEILYFSQRLDEFVIKRQPVPLFQEQVDSEFYYNISNLIDKVSLYTKINFAKDQVLFKFLFNHIRLSLAVPEIFGESGQNVIAHRALKHSSHLHRVVSLLVKDIFPPYLQTENEYELITLHFASSLRRSPDIYPIRLLLLSDERPLARELLITKIKNLAPFIERLSVTSPSQFEKSAIQQYDAILTTQPTKEKFYFISIYPDGKELLALQDYLQSVQENRDVVVREDLPIEVNFDVQDYLMISQDLLQHFDVFQLANEASFEDAVVSVVNALPGITDRTYLSSKLIQRFEQSPMAIPETGLMLLHTQSSSVKQSGFYICDLEQPVSAISMNRTPEVISRVLVMLTGMNESDTVRELMTAIGQSIIENHLYTEIYKTGNKAIIYQLLNQIFTENIKKLEN; translated from the coding sequence ATGCTATTGTCAAAACGAGAAGAACAATTGTTGAAAGCTTTCCAGGAATATGGAAAGCTTTCCGTCAATCAACTAACCGATATTTTACAAGTATCTAAGCGAACCACTTATCGAACGATTGCTGATTTGACTGAGAGTTTAAATACGATTCAAATCAGTATTTTGAAAGAATCTGGTAAATATTACCTATTTGGTGAATTAGACCATCTTGAACAGTATTACTCCCAAGAAAACTATTCTCAAAAAGAAAGACTTTCCTTGATAGCCCTCTCTTTATTGATGGAGCAGGAGCCCTTAACGAATGACTTATTGCAGGAACAATTTGCTGTCAGTAATGTAACTATTATTCAAGATATTTCGATGATTGAGCAACGGTTTCATGATTTCTCACTTCGTATTAACCGTCAGGGAGGCTATTCACTGGAGGGTGATAATGGCTTGAAGAGATGGCTAGCGGCTGTTATATTGACACAAAGTTTAGCAGTTTCTGACTTTAGTAAACTGGAACTATTACAGTTACCATGGTTTGATGTCAAGCAGTTTAAAATTGCTAAAAAACTATTTGAGCAAATTGGAGATCAGTTGCCTGAGTTTGACATGATTATGGGGCATTTCTTGATTGTGCTCTTGACCTTGGCTAATGTTAACCAACTTGAACTTCAAAGTCGTCCAGTGAGTAAAGAATCACTTGATCAAACACAATCCTTATTTAATGATTATGCGAAACAGTCTGGTCAATTCTTTAACGTACAAGAGATTTTGTATTTCTCCCAACGTCTAGATGAATTTGTTATCAAACGCCAACCTGTTCCACTTTTTCAGGAACAAGTAGACAGTGAGTTTTATTACAATATTTCAAACTTAATTGATAAGGTATCTCTCTATACAAAAATTAATTTTGCTAAAGATCAAGTTCTGTTCAAGTTTCTCTTTAATCACATTCGTTTGAGTTTAGCTGTTCCAGAAATTTTTGGGGAGTCAGGTCAAAATGTTATAGCACATCGTGCTTTAAAGCATAGTTCCCATTTGCATAGAGTTGTCAGCTTATTGGTAAAAGATATCTTTCCACCGTATTTGCAGACAGAAAATGAATATGAGCTAATTACATTGCATTTTGCTTCTAGTTTAAGAAGAAGTCCTGATATTTATCCAATACGTCTCTTATTGTTGAGTGACGAGCGTCCCTTGGCTAGGGAGCTTTTAATAACTAAGATTAAAAACCTAGCTCCCTTTATCGAGCGATTAAGCGTAACCTCACCGAGTCAGTTTGAAAAGTCAGCTATTCAGCAGTATGATGCTATTTTAACCACTCAACCTACAAAGGAAAAATTCTATTTTATCTCGATTTACCCTGATGGGAAGGAACTCCTTGCTTTGCAGGATTACTTACAGAGTGTTCAAGAAAATCGTGATGTCGTGGTTAGGGAGGACTTGCCGATAGAAGTTAATTTTGATGTTCAAGATTATCTAATGATTAGCCAAGACTTGTTGCAGCATTTCGATGTCTTCCAGCTTGCCAATGAAGCCTCATTCGAAGATGCAGTGGTGTCAGTTGTAAATGCTTTACCGGGGATTACAGATCGTACTTATTTATCTTCAAAGTTAATTCAACGCTTTGAGCAGAGTCCAATGGCAATTCCTGAGACTGGCTTGATGCTTTTACATACGCAGTCTAGCAGTGTCAAACAGTCAGGTTTTTACATTTGTGATTTAGAACAGCCTGTATCAGCTATCTCTATGAATAGAACACCTGAAGTTATTTCAAGGGTACTAGTCATGCTGACAGGCATGAATGAGAGCGATACTGTTAGGGAACTGATGACTGCAATTGGTCAATCAATCATTGAAAACCATCTGTATACAGAGATTTATAAAACTGGTAATAAAGCGATTATCTATCAGTTGCTGAACCAAATTTTCACAGAAAATATCAAGAAATTGGAGAATTAA
- a CDS encoding amino acid ABC transporter ATP-binding protein, producing the protein MLELKNISKAYGSKVIFENFNLTISQGRILALVGPSGGGKTTLLRMLAGLEKVDSGQIIYNGEEVAIDHLEERNLLGFVFQDFQLFPHMTVLENLILSPMKTMGTSKDVAKEKAIGLLNRLGLGEHVEVYPHSLSGGQKQRVALARAMMIDPQIIGYDEPTSALDPELRKEVEQLILQNRETGITQIVVTHDLAFAKNIADDILKVNPK; encoded by the coding sequence ATGTTAGAATTGAAAAATATTTCTAAAGCTTATGGCTCGAAAGTTATTTTTGAAAATTTTAATTTGACTATATCTCAAGGCCGTATTCTAGCTTTGGTAGGTCCGTCAGGTGGAGGAAAAACAACCCTTCTACGTATGCTGGCTGGTTTGGAAAAAGTAGATTCAGGACAAATCATTTATAATGGTGAAGAAGTTGCAATTGACCATCTTGAAGAGCGCAATTTACTTGGTTTTGTCTTCCAAGATTTTCAACTTTTCCCACACATGACTGTTTTGGAAAATTTAATTTTATCACCTATGAAAACCATGGGTACCTCAAAAGATGTCGCTAAAGAAAAAGCGATTGGCTTGTTAAATCGTTTAGGTTTGGGGGAACATGTTGAGGTGTATCCCCACTCCCTATCTGGTGGTCAAAAACAAAGGGTCGCCTTGGCGCGTGCGATGATGATTGATCCACAGATTATTGGTTATGACGAACCAACATCTGCTTTGGATCCTGAGCTTCGAAAAGAAGTAGAACAGTTGATTTTACAAAACCGCGAAACGGGTATTACCCAGATCGTGGTGACGCACGATTTGGCCTTTGCTAAAAATATTGCAGATGATATTTTAAAGGTCAATCCCAAGTAA
- a CDS encoding amino acid ABC transporter substrate-binding protein — MIKKLMTVLTLAVAALFLVACGSNKAKEKTSKDNWKTYQEKKTITIGFDNTFVPMGYKDKSGKNVGFDIDLANAVFKEYGIKVKWQAINWDLKETELDNGNIDMIWNGYSVTKEREEKVAFTNSYMKNEQVLVSKKSSNITDFKDMKDKVLGAQSGSSGYEAFSANPKVLKDFVKDGDATQYETFTQALIDLKNDRIDGLLIDRVYANYYLQEEGDIDQYNIVTGDFEGEAFAVGARKADKTLVNKVNAAFKKLYEEGKFQEISNKWFGEDVATDLVK, encoded by the coding sequence ATGATTAAGAAATTAATGACAGTTTTGACGCTAGCTGTTGCAGCCTTGTTTTTAGTTGCCTGTGGTTCAAATAAAGCTAAAGAAAAGACTTCAAAAGATAACTGGAAAACCTATCAAGAGAAAAAAACAATCACAATCGGTTTTGACAATACTTTTGTACCCATGGGTTATAAAGATAAATCAGGTAAAAATGTTGGTTTTGATATAGATCTCGCTAATGCTGTTTTTAAGGAATATGGCATTAAGGTGAAATGGCAAGCTATTAACTGGGATTTAAAAGAAACAGAGCTTGACAATGGAAATATTGACATGATTTGGAATGGTTATTCTGTCACCAAAGAACGTGAAGAAAAGGTTGCCTTTACTAACTCATACATGAAAAATGAGCAAGTGCTGGTATCTAAAAAATCTAGCAATATTACAGATTTTAAAGATATGAAGGACAAGGTTTTGGGAGCACAGTCAGGCTCATCTGGTTATGAAGCCTTCTCAGCTAATCCTAAAGTATTAAAAGATTTCGTTAAAGATGGGGATGCCACTCAATACGAAACCTTTACCCAAGCTCTTATTGATTTAAAAAATGATCGCATTGATGGTCTTCTTATTGACCGTGTCTATGCTAACTATTATCTTCAAGAAGAAGGGGACATTGATCAGTATAATATCGTAACAGGAGATTTCGAAGGAGAAGCCTTTGCAGTAGGTGCACGTAAAGCTGATAAAACTTTGGTTAATAAAGTTAATGCAGCCTTCAAGAAATTGTATGAAGAAGGAAAATTCCAAGAAATTTCAAACAAGTGGTTTGGCGAAGATGTCGCAACAGATCTTGTTAAATAA
- a CDS encoding PTS sugar transporter subunit IIA, with the protein MQFEKELINLNQTFETKEEAIRYCGNLLKDGGYVNPSYVDAMITRNEELSVYMGNFIAIPHGTDEAKKEVLKSGITVVQVPKGVNFGTAENPQIATVLFGIAGIGDEHLDMIQKISIFCADVDNVVKLADAQTEDDVIRLLNSVA; encoded by the coding sequence ATGCAATTTGAAAAAGAACTAATTAACTTAAATCAAACTTTTGAAACTAAAGAAGAAGCGATTCGCTATTGTGGAAATCTTCTCAAGGATGGGGGTTATGTTAACCCATCATATGTTGATGCTATGATCACACGAAACGAAGAATTATCTGTCTATATGGGAAACTTTATTGCTATCCCACATGGTACAGATGAAGCAAAAAAAGAAGTTTTAAAATCTGGAATCACAGTTGTTCAAGTTCCTAAAGGGGTAAACTTTGGAACTGCTGAAAATCCTCAAATAGCTACTGTTTTATTTGGTATTGCTGGTATAGGGGATGAGCACTTAGATATGATTCAAAAGATTTCAATCTTCTGTGCTGATGTCGACAATGTCGTCAAATTGGCAGATGCTCAAACAGAAGATGATGTTATTCGTTTATTGAACAGTGTTGCATAA
- the guaC gene encoding GMP reductase, protein MFSDLPVFDYEDIQLVPNKCIINSRSEADTTVSLGKYTFKMPVVPANMQTIIDEEVAEQLAKGGYFYIMHRFDEDARKPFIKRMHDQGLIASISVGVKEYEYDFVTSLKDDVPEFITIDIAHGHADSVIKMIKHIKAELPDTFVIAGNVGTPEGVRELENAGADATKVGIGPGKVCITKVKTGFGTGGWQLAALRWCSKAARKPIIADGGVRTHGDIAKSIRFGASMVMIGSLFAGHIESPGKTVEVDGETFKEYYGSASEYQKGEHKNVEGKKILLPTKGHLQDTLTEMQQDLQSSISYAGGKDVESLKFVDYVIVKNSIWNGDSI, encoded by the coding sequence ATGTTTAGTGATTTACCAGTTTTTGACTATGAAGATATTCAATTAGTGCCTAATAAATGTATCATCAACAGCCGTTCTGAAGCTGATACAACTGTATCATTAGGTAAATATACTTTTAAAATGCCTGTTGTACCTGCTAACATGCAAACTATTATCGACGAAGAAGTTGCTGAACAATTGGCTAAAGGTGGTTATTTCTATATCATGCATCGTTTTGATGAAGACGCACGTAAACCCTTTATTAAACGCATGCATGATCAAGGGTTGATTGCTTCTATTTCAGTAGGTGTTAAAGAATATGAATATGATTTTGTAACGTCTTTAAAAGATGATGTGCCAGAATTTATCACCATTGATATTGCTCATGGTCATGCTGATAGTGTTATCAAAATGATTAAACATATCAAAGCTGAACTTCCAGATACTTTTGTGATTGCTGGTAATGTTGGAACGCCAGAAGGTGTTCGTGAATTGGAAAATGCTGGTGCAGATGCTACGAAAGTTGGTATTGGACCAGGTAAAGTATGTATCACAAAAGTTAAAACTGGTTTTGGTACTGGTGGTTGGCAATTGGCAGCGTTACGTTGGTGTTCGAAAGCTGCTCGTAAACCAATTATTGCTGATGGTGGTGTGCGTACTCACGGTGATATTGCTAAATCAATTCGTTTTGGTGCAAGCATGGTTATGATTGGTTCTCTATTTGCTGGACACATTGAGAGTCCAGGGAAAACCGTTGAAGTTGATGGAGAAACCTTCAAAGAATACTATGGTTCAGCATCAGAATACCAAAAAGGCGAACACAAAAATGTTGAAGGTAAAAAAATCCTTCTTCCAACTAAAGGTCATCTTCAAGACACCTTGACTGAAATGCAACAAGACTTGCAATCATCAATCTCATATGCAGGTGGTAAAGATGTTGAAAGTCTGAAGTTTGTTGATTATGTCATCGTAAAAAACTCAATTTGGAATGGTGATTCTATCTAA
- a CDS encoding xanthine phosphoribosyltransferase, whose translation MQLLEERILKDGQILGDNILKVDSFLTHQVDYKLMKAIGKVFAEAYKEAGITKVVTIEASGIAPAAYAAEALDVPMIFAKKHKNITMTEGILTAEVYSFTKQVTSTVSIAGKFLDKDDKVLIVDDFLANGQAAKGLIEIIEQAGAAVEGVGIVIEKSFQDGRQLIEDMGVKVTSLARIAKFEDGKLVFAQADA comes from the coding sequence ATGCAGTTATTAGAAGAACGTATTTTAAAAGATGGTCAGATTTTAGGAGATAATATCCTTAAAGTCGATTCTTTTTTAACGCACCAGGTGGATTATAAATTGATGAAAGCTATCGGAAAAGTGTTCGCAGAAGCTTACAAAGAAGCTGGTATTACCAAGGTGGTTACTATCGAGGCATCAGGTATTGCTCCGGCAGCTTATGCCGCTGAAGCGCTTGATGTGCCAATGATTTTTGCCAAAAAACATAAAAATATTACCATGACAGAGGGGATCTTAACAGCTGAAGTTTATTCTTTTACCAAACAGGTGACCTCAACCGTTTCCATTGCAGGGAAATTTTTGGATAAAGACGATAAGGTTTTAATCGTCGATGATTTCCTTGCTAATGGACAAGCTGCTAAAGGCCTGATTGAAATCATTGAACAGGCTGGTGCAGCTGTTGAAGGTGTTGGTATTGTGATTGAAAAATCTTTCCAAGATGGACGCCAATTGATTGAAGATATGGGGGTTAAGGTTACGTCACTAGCTCGCATTGCTAAGTTTGAAGATGGTAAGTTGGTATTTGCCCAAGCAGATGCTTAA
- a CDS encoding zinc ribbon domain-containing protein YjdM → MSLPNCLKCNSEYVYEDGTLLVCPECAYEWSPSEVAEEEGLVVKDSNGTRLADGDTVTVIKDLKVKGAPKDIKQGTRVKNIRLVDGDHNIDCKVDGFGAMKLKSEFVKKL, encoded by the coding sequence ATGTCATTACCAAATTGTCTAAAATGTAATTCAGAGTATGTTTATGAAGATGGAACCTTACTCGTTTGCCCTGAATGTGCTTACGAATGGTCACCAAGTGAAGTAGCTGAAGAAGAGGGATTGGTTGTTAAGGACAGCAATGGTACTCGTCTAGCAGATGGTGATACTGTTACTGTTATTAAGGATCTTAAAGTTAAAGGTGCTCCAAAAGATATTAAACAAGGTACTCGTGTTAAAAATATTCGCCTAGTTGATGGTGATCATAATATTGATTGTAAGGTCGATGGTTTCGGAGCTATGAAACTTAAATCAGAATTTGTAAAAAAACTTTAA
- a CDS encoding PTS mannitol-specific transporter subunit IIBC — MEQQSSLKVKIQKLGTSLSNMVMPNIGAFIAWGVITALFIEAGYLPNEKLATVVSPMLTYLLPILIGYTGGYNVYAQRGGVVGAIATFGAIAGSSVPMFIGAMIMGPLGGWLIKKFDEKFQSKIPTGFEMLVNNFSAGLIGFGLVLIAFFAIGPVVATLTGWVGDGVQAIVDAKLLPIANLIIEPAKVLFLNNALNHGIFTPLGTEQAAATGKSILYLLEANPGPGLGILLAYGIFGKGSAKSSSWGATIIHFLGGIHEIYFPYVMMKPAMFLAAIAGGVTGTFTFQLLGAGLTSPSSPGSIIAIMAMAPKGFGPHLVVLAGVLAGTVASFLVASVILKTDKSIANDLEQAQAATAAAKAQSKGQSTSTASVPTTEDISAKNIDQIIFACDAGMGSSAMGASILRDKVKKAGLNIPVTNKAISNLTDVDRTLIVTQEELTPRAYQRTPRAAHVSVDNFLATPKYDDIVSLLTEEAVATSTPKKEETSSDEKVNLNQIDEVVFAHGKAEGSATMGQATLSAIFKNKNVGIPVSKATFADLDRFNAKNILVVTTIANQIDVQSAAPEAQLLVVDSLVTTPEYDKMVDRITK, encoded by the coding sequence ATGGAACAACAATCATCATTAAAAGTGAAAATCCAAAAACTTGGAACTTCGCTTTCTAATATGGTCATGCCCAATATTGGGGCATTTATCGCCTGGGGGGTAATCACGGCACTCTTCATTGAAGCTGGTTATCTACCAAATGAAAAATTAGCTACAGTCGTAAGTCCGATGTTGACTTATCTACTTCCAATTCTTATCGGTTATACTGGTGGTTATAATGTTTATGCTCAACGTGGAGGCGTGGTAGGTGCTATCGCAACATTTGGAGCAATCGCAGGCTCATCAGTTCCTATGTTTATTGGAGCTATGATTATGGGACCTCTTGGTGGATGGCTCATCAAAAAATTTGATGAAAAATTCCAATCAAAAATCCCAACTGGATTTGAAATGTTGGTGAACAACTTCTCAGCTGGTCTTATTGGTTTTGGCTTAGTCCTTATCGCATTCTTTGCTATTGGACCTGTCGTTGCAACCTTGACAGGTTGGGTTGGTGACGGTGTTCAAGCAATCGTTGATGCCAAACTCTTACCAATTGCTAACTTGATTATTGAACCTGCAAAAGTTCTATTCTTGAACAACGCGCTTAACCATGGTATCTTTACACCACTTGGTACAGAACAAGCAGCAGCTACTGGAAAATCAATTCTTTACCTTCTTGAAGCAAACCCTGGACCTGGTCTTGGTATCCTTCTTGCTTATGGTATCTTTGGAAAAGGCTCTGCCAAATCATCATCATGGGGAGCAACAATCATCCACTTCCTTGGTGGTATCCACGAAATTTATTTCCCATACGTTATGATGAAACCAGCTATGTTCTTAGCGGCTATTGCAGGAGGTGTAACTGGTACTTTCACTTTCCAACTTCTTGGAGCTGGATTGACATCACCATCGTCACCGGGATCAATCATTGCGATTATGGCAATGGCTCCTAAAGGATTTGGACCACACTTAGTTGTCCTTGCTGGTGTTTTAGCTGGAACAGTTGCTTCGTTCCTAGTTGCTTCTGTAATCCTTAAAACAGACAAATCTATTGCTAATGACTTAGAACAAGCTCAAGCAGCAACCGCAGCCGCTAAGGCTCAATCTAAAGGTCAATCAACTTCAACAGCGTCTGTACCAACCACAGAAGATATCTCAGCTAAAAATATTGATCAAATTATCTTCGCCTGTGATGCAGGTATGGGTAGTTCAGCAATGGGAGCTTCAATCCTTCGCGATAAGGTGAAAAAAGCAGGGCTTAATATTCCTGTTACAAATAAGGCTATTTCAAATCTTACCGATGTTGACCGCACCTTGATTGTGACTCAAGAAGAGTTAACACCACGTGCTTACCAACGTACACCACGCGCCGCACACGTGTCAGTGGATAATTTCTTGGCAACACCAAAATACGATGACATTGTTTCACTGTTAACTGAAGAAGCAGTAGCTACTTCAACACCAAAAAAGGAAGAGACTTCCTCAGATGAGAAAGTCAACTTGAACCAGATTGATGAAGTTGTCTTTGCCCATGGAAAAGCTGAAGGCTCTGCAACAATGGGACAAGCAACCCTTTCTGCCATTTTTAAAAACAAAAATGTCGGTATTCCAGTATCAAAAGCGACCTTTGCTGACCTTGATCGTTTCAATGCTAAAAACATTTTAGTTGTTACAACTATTGCTAATCAAATTGATGTACAATCAGCTGCACCAGAAGCGCAATTGCTTGTTGTTGATAGTCTTGTTACAACGCCAGAATACGACAAAATGGTCGATAGAATAACAAAATAA
- a CDS encoding mannitol-1-phosphate 5-dehydrogenase — translation MKKAVHFGAGNIGRGFIGEILFANDFAINFVDVNETIIDALNDRHSYDIEIAEDGKRHITVSNVSGINNAKNPADVVAAVAEADLITTAIGPNILPFIAELIADGLKVRKESGSTQAIDVLACENMIGGSQFLYEEVQKYLSGDELAYVEEYVGFPNAAVDRIVPAQSHEDPLFVVVEPFNEWVVETSRMKNPHLKLEGVHYEEDLEPFIERKLFSVNSGHATSAYTGAYYGAKTILEALQNKDVKAQLEAVLAEIRSLLIAKWGFDESDLKAYHDVIIGRFENPYIVDDVVRVARTPIRKLGFDERFIRPIRELRDRGLSYSNLLKTVAYVFAYQDSNDEQSVQLQKLLAEKSLSDVVVEVTGLEDQGLVAEIVSSVEGLQK, via the coding sequence ATGAAAAAAGCAGTACACTTCGGTGCAGGTAATATTGGACGTGGTTTTATCGGAGAAATTTTATTTGCTAATGATTTTGCCATTAATTTTGTAGATGTCAATGAAACGATTATTGATGCTTTAAATGATCGCCACAGCTATGATATTGAAATTGCTGAAGATGGTAAGCGCCATATTACTGTTTCAAATGTTTCAGGGATTAACAACGCTAAAAATCCTGCAGATGTTGTCGCAGCAGTAGCAGAAGCTGATTTAATTACGACAGCTATTGGACCCAATATTTTACCATTTATAGCAGAATTAATTGCAGATGGTTTGAAAGTGCGTAAGGAATCTGGTAGTACACAAGCTATTGATGTTTTAGCCTGCGAAAACATGATCGGTGGTTCGCAATTCTTGTATGAAGAAGTCCAAAAATATCTCTCAGGAGACGAATTAGCCTACGTTGAAGAGTATGTTGGTTTTCCTAATGCAGCTGTTGACCGTATTGTACCAGCCCAAAGTCATGAAGATCCTCTCTTTGTTGTCGTTGAACCATTTAACGAATGGGTTGTTGAGACAAGTCGCATGAAAAATCCTCACTTAAAATTGGAAGGTGTACATTACGAAGAAGATTTAGAACCCTTCATTGAACGTAAATTATTCTCTGTTAACTCAGGTCATGCAACTTCAGCTTATACAGGTGCTTATTATGGTGCCAAAACCATTCTTGAAGCTCTTCAAAATAAAGATGTTAAAGCACAGTTAGAGGCTGTACTAGCTGAAATACGTTCTCTTCTCATTGCTAAGTGGGGATTTGATGAATCAGACCTAAAAGCCTATCATGATGTGATTATTGGTCGTTTTGAAAACCCTTATATCGTTGATGATGTTGTCCGTGTGGCTCGTACACCGATTCGTAAACTTGGCTTTGATGAACGTTTTATCCGTCCAATTCGTGAATTACGTGACCGCGGATTATCCTATAGTAATCTCCTAAAAACAGTCGCATACGTCTTTGCTTACCAAGACAGTAACGATGAACAAAGTGTTCAATTACAAAAGTTATTAGCTGAAAAATCATTGAGCGATGTGGTTGTCGAAGTAACAGGACTTGAAGATCAAGGACTTGTTGCTGAAATCGTTAGTAGTGTCGAAGGATTACAAAAATAA